The Carassius gibelio isolate Cgi1373 ecotype wild population from Czech Republic chromosome B11, carGib1.2-hapl.c, whole genome shotgun sequence genomic sequence GCACGTCTCATGAAGAACGTGCCGAAGATCGTACACCTGGTCTGCAGGCTTCTACTGGACATAGCAGAGAACCGGCAAACGGTGGAAGAGGAGGTGCTGGACATCCCGGACCTCACCGAGGAAGTGGAGAAGACAGTCTCGCTGCAAGCGCTTCAGCTATTAGGAAAGGAGATGAGGGGGAAAGGGATTCCCATATCCTTACCTCGCTCTCCTGACCAACCCAGCCAGTGTGATCCACCTCATGACCGGCCGCTCTGTAGCGAACAGGAATTTGATGTGCTTTGGAGATGGCCGACGGTAGACAATACCTATAAGTCTCAGCTcatcttgaagaaatgttttaGCTATAGCGACTCCGCCTTGCACAGACTGGATTCCAGGGTGCAGGTACTGCAAAGTCCCCAGAATGCTCTTGGCAGCAAATCTGGGTTAAACTTTACAGAGGTTTATGTGTCGCAGAGCAGATTAGCTACACAAACCCCTGACCTTCTGCCGTCCCCGTTGGCATCCGAAATCAGCAACAGTCCCAAACATGGCTCTTTAACTGGATCCTGTAGTTCCTTGGTGCAATCCAAAAAAGTGGAAGGCCAAGCATCCTGCTCTCCTGTCTCCATAAAACGGGTACCTCTGAAGGAGGCGAAGCGCAGCATGTCCTATGGGTTTTTAGGGAGGACCAGTGATGGGATGTTTTCAACGCATCAAGGTGGCAAAAGTCATCCCAGCCCTAATGAAAACACAAGCTCTGAAGTCACACAACAACTGACAGATGTTCCTACACTGACTCTTCAGAGTGAACTCCCACCTGAGACTCGTCGACTGTTTGTGGCCAAAGTTCTGACGATGGACATCGATGGAGATGACTTCAGGAGCACAGTCTCAATGTGGCAGGTAGGAGCAATACAGCAAGATTTTTGGATGAATATGGTCTCAAAACTTCCATATCCTGTTCTTCTATACCACAACCTCAGATATTCACTTTCAGTTGTTTCTGCCTCTCAGACAGAGCTGAACTCCCGTGAAGGTGCATGGGAGAGGCTGTGCACCGAGAGAGATCCCGTGGTGCTCTCCACGCTCATGTGGTCGTGGCTAGAACAACTCAAGGAGCCAGTCATCACAAAAGAGGATGTGGAGACTTTGGCTGGAAACAGATTCAATCCCCAACATGCTCTGAATTCACTGGACAAGGTATCAAACCACATGAGCAAATATCTTCATAGCAGTGGTTCTGCACCTTTTTGAATCAAAGACCTCCCTCTTTGTTCATTctatttgcattttaattcaaattggAATGAAATGTAAACTGTGTTACCACACAGCTCATTATATGAAGttgaatatacatattatatcCAGCTTTTTTATTGCTTCCATAGAGTACATGCACATAAAGCAAACCTCAACTGCTTGTTGTTGCAAAATGTAACCGTTATCGTACACCTCTTTATTTAAAGTTGGTATGCCAGACTTTATATGTAACTTTTTCTCCATACATAGTATATACTAGCTATATATACTCTTTAGCATATCCCAACTATTTGATTGCTTGTatcattgcaaaatgtaaagtgtaTTATCACCAAGTTCTcatctgctaaatgcaactaTATAGGCATAAAGATATTAACATAAACATCCTGATTTTCTATAAAGCTACTTTAAAACCATGTGTatagtgaaaaaaaatctaaattcactGTATTCTAAAAGCATGTTATaaatcttattgtgaacaatataatttgtgtatatgttatttttatatatccaAAATTGCATAACTGGACCTTCTGATGAAAGTGTCAGACTTCTTTCTGGAGACTTCCACCATATCATCCATATCATGACTTTAagaatgttaatataaataactgtTATTAATAACAAGACTAATCGGGCCTCCTCTGGAAGTTTGCAGATGCCCCCTAGTGGGCCCCTGacccctggttgagaaccactgctttggAGTATATTTTATTGCAAATGTGACTTTTTTCACCGTGGAAATAGATAATGTGTACGCTAAACATCTGTGTGTCTTTTTATGTTGTTTAGGGACAAAAACAAACCCTTCTGTGTATTCTTGACTGTGTTGCTCATTTGCTTAAAATACCAGAGGAGGTTGAGAATGCCTTTTTTGAACGCACAATCAAAGCATTCACTCGGGTAAGTCATGGCCATAAAGCATTTTCACAACAAACTACTAGTAAAAAgtcaagattattattttttccttctcCTAGTAAGGTTTTGTGGTAATTTTTAGATTATTTATCCTAATTATGTGATTCTAATCTTTTGTCTAATCCAGATTTCCTTAGATTCCGAGAATGGAGAGTTCATCTGTAAGACTCTGAAAGACGTCATGATCCCTGTCATCCATGATTTGAGAGCGAAAGCAATGGAGGAGCTCGAGCTGACCTGCCACTGTTCCCATGTACCCTGATCAAGAAGATGAGGGGAAACCGAGATCTGGAGTCTACTGTCATTTTGTagttgaaaaagaaacaaaaaacaaatacaaagacaCAAACTAAcagatttacagtttttttttctgcttgattaatcattcaaaatgtattttattgtcttTTGAGGGAACAATAATTACTGCCATACATGTATGTGCCACAAGGTTTTGTTAGGCTATTTTTCTAATTTGCTTTTcttaatagtttatttttgatACACAATATTTATTAGCTAACTGAGGAAACTATTTATTAATAAGTAagtcatgtatttatttgtatgcttTTGTTTGGCTCTAACGAACTGAGGATTCTCATGAAAATATGTTTTGTCATATTATACTGTTTGAATAGTATAATGGTAGATTATTATTTACTAAACCAAATAATATCACTGTGCAACATCTCAGCTTTcatttttttactaaatgaagCAAATTGACAGATTTGCTGATTCTTGCCTTTGCAATTTGCATTTAAGGTTTGAAAAAGGTTTGTATTTAAGGTACAGTAGAGGACAACTAAATGCTTTCATTCATAACGCAATGCAGTTTACATTAGGAATAGCTATAAGCATAGCCTCAGCATACTCTGAGAATGTATCAATACAATTCCTgctaaaatgaatcaaaataatgCTCTGTAGTCAGGCTTTTGCAGGATGCTTTTTGACTTTTATTGGCATTATTTATAACTAAGCTGCttctttaacttaaaaataacaaatatgaaggaatatgtgtaaatatgtttgtCATGTGGTGTTTTAGTACTAGATAACACTGTTGAAACTGACCTCGTTTGTCTTCTAAAATGTTATCATTGTCTTTTTGAGCAAGTATCATGTAGCCAGCAGAATAtgtttattcattcatgtttaaAGAAGAacagtaaaatgttaaaatgttcatTAAGACAGATCATTGTGGATTTTCCAAAGCActgcatatatttgtatttattacaattttattaatgTCTATAAAAATAACATTCTGAATGTTACCTTTGGCACACTTTCTCATTAACATCCTAATTCAACTTTGCCTTCACTAAGCAAGTTTctttattaaactaataaatcTACTTGTGTGTGTGGATCATAATTTCATGAAAGAAAACATCTATTCGATGGAGGCCATCTGATTCAGCAAATAATAATTCTGATCATTCTGTTTCCTGCTGTAGTTTAAGTAACCCAAGTGTTGCCCTGCAACCAGCAGTTTTTTAATGAGCCAAGATAACACAAGGTTTTAAAAGTGCGTATCATGTTTGAAAAGCAGAACGATCTGTATAAGACCCTGTCTTCTCCTTTGTGTCTGGATCTTTTCATTTGGCCTGTTCTGGAGCTGCCTTGCAGCCATATTATTACCAGAAGTGCATCAAACAAACTGAAGTTGCGTTAAAAGGGTGCTCTTTTCCCTGCCTCATGTCCTACTAGGTCAGAAAGAGTTTTTTACATGCATAAATCCAAAAGAGTGTGATAAATGGTGTTTTATATTCTAAATGAAAGTAATGAAAGTATGCcagaaattaaattgaatttaggTATGTGCAATTTTGGATTATTTCAGAACACTTTATTTTTAGAGTGCTGCTGTGTCTATGAAAAAGTTCATCTCTGGTTTATTTTGTTTAAGAACTCTCTTTATGCttttacagaaaagaaaaatatttttacaactaCATGTAGTGGCCTATCTGTGGGGtgaagtatttatatattttttcaagacaTGTCAGGTGGAAAATAGGTGAAcggatgattttattttaatgcatctccttttttcacatttattttaatggttatATAGCTACATTGACACATGGCAGACTGTACACCCTTCTTACACCAGATCTTAGCTCAGCTTTCCATGCTGTTTGCACTAATATTGCACTTATATACTATTTGATTCCAGTTTTGTTCATGACTCTGCTCAGCGAAATTCAGTGTTTGGTGATTTGGTTGAATCAGTGAATGTTCTTAATCCAGATGAGTAGCCTAGGTCTAGATAttagtgtttgaaaaaaaaagaaacctttaaTCTTAAATCTATACTTCCATCATAAGCAGCTTTTAACTTCGAACAAGACTTTTTATAGCCAATTCAAGAGCCCCATCTGGTGGTTGGTGAATACACAGCAACTTCACTTTTATAATCATATTTCTAATAACTATCGACCACAACCaatgatattttaatatagtatatcacacatacattttaattagtaaattattaaataaattacagaaaacgTAAATAGCTACCTGGATCATGTGGACCTGTTTGTGCTACATTTTCTAACAATTTTCATAGGCTACTTTTGTTGCCTAAATACACAATCAGTTAATAtgaaatattgcataaatatacataaagGTTATTCTACACTGTACAAAGAAAGCACTAATTGTTTTGGcgattaaagtaaaattaaatgataatttaaataatgatttcttcaaataattacatatttttttcagaatacatatttatttatgcatgaatTTAGTTAGTTATGAAggctaatgtaatgtaatttaaattaccAACTCCCTCACATACCGAAGCTGAGAGAGGGAGGTCCTCCTCATCCGGGTCCTGGAGTCTCCGCACAGACGCTGACCGCGGGTGTTCATCGCTATTAGCTATTAGCCGTCTAGCCTTCAGCTTCCATTGAGGATACAGTGAAGGTATGATGGAACGTTTGTGTTTCAAAACAGTCCATTCTTATTGCAAAGGATACCGATTCGGGTTTATAGCgcatttttgtatatttccttACGTCCGATAAACTTTACAAGAAGTTTCCGTCGCTTACTGCGTTATTTAAGAGCGATATGTAAACTAGCTTGCTGGCTAGTCTGTGAGGGACACTTATCCTATCATGCTATCTGAATAGAGCCGAGATATATCACATGCTGTCCTCTGAAGATTTTAACAGTGTCGTGTATGTCAAAAAAATGTTGTGCAGTTTCTACATGTTCCGAGGAACGTTATATTTGggcgatattgtttttttttcaaaggctAGCCACTGGAGACCGCCATTTTTTATGAATCAAGCGAGGGAAATTTGAGCAACATACAAAGAGTTTGAGAGGACACACTAAGAGACTAAAGAGTCCACCATTATAATGAAAAACTGTTGATATGACGGACTGTCTTTACTTTTTCTCTGTCTGAAATAACGTTTTGAATCTTAATATATGTGGATGAGGAATCTTACTGCTATCTGGGAGATAGATGACAGAAA encodes the following:
- the ptpdc1a gene encoding protein tyrosine phosphatase domain-containing protein 1 isoform X2, with protein sequence MAAGVSLLSDLPYSTGSSANSRESSTDMEPVNVRVPTAKYTKVGETLRHVIPGHMQCSMACGGRACKYENPSRWSDKEQAIKGLYSSWITDNLLAMARPSTEIIEKFNVIEQFHACGLKTIINLQRPGEHASCGSTLESESGFTYRPEVFMEAGIYFYNFGWKDYGVASLTTILDMVKVMSFAMQEGKMAVHCHAGLGRTGVLIACFLVFTSRMSADQAILFVRAKRPNSIQTRGQLLCVREFAQFLVPLRSVFSCAEPKAHTVTLSQYLTRQRHLLHGYEARLMKNVPKIVHLVCRLLLDIAENRQTVEEEVLDIPDLTEEVEKTVSLQALQLLGKEMRGKGIPISLPRSPDQPSQCDPPHDRPLCSEQEFDVLWRWPTVDNTYKSQLILKKCFSYSDSALHRLDSRVQVLQSPQNALGSKSGLNFTEVYVSQSRLATQTPDLLPSPLASEISNSPKHGSLTGSCSSLVQSKKVEGQASCSPVSIKRVPLKEAKRSMSYGFLGRTSDGMFSTHQGGKSHPSPNENTSSEVTQQLTDVPTLTLQSELPPETRRLFVAKVLTMDIDGDDFRSTVSMWQTELNSREGAWERLCTERDPVVLSTLMWSWLEQLKEPVITKEDVETLAGNRFNPQHALNSLDKGQKQTLLCILDCVAHLLKIPEEVENAFFERTIKAFTRISLDSENGEFICKTLKDVMIPVIHDLRAKAMEELELTCHCSHVP
- the ptpdc1a gene encoding protein tyrosine phosphatase domain-containing protein 1 isoform X3, giving the protein MHETSLKLRKIYFYNFGWKDYGVASLTTILDMVKVMSFAMQEGKMAVHCHAGLGRTGVLIACFLVFTSRMSADQAILFVRAKRPNSIQTRGQLLCVREFAQFLVPLRSVFSCAEPKAHTVTLSQYLTRQRHLLHGYEARLMKNVPKIVHLVCRLLLDIAENRQTVEEEVLDIPDLTEEVEKTVSLQALQLLGKEMRGKGIPISLPRSPDQPSQCDPPHDRPLCSEQEFDVLWRWPTVDNTYKSQLILKKCFSYSDSALHRLDSRVQVLQSPQNALGSKSGLNFTEVYVSQSRLATQTPDLLPSPLASEISNSPKHGSLTGSCSSLVQSKKVEGQASCSPVSIKRVPLKEAKRSMSYGFLGRTSDGMFSTHQGGKSHPSPNENTSSEVTQQLTDVPTLTLQSELPPETRRLFVAKVLTMDIDGDDFRSTVSMWQTELNSREGAWERLCTERDPVVLSTLMWSWLEQLKEPVITKEDVETLAGNRFNPQHALNSLDKGQKQTLLCILDCVAHLLKIPEEVENAFFERTIKAFTRISLDSENGEFICKTLKDVMIPVIHDLRAKAMEELELTCHCSHVP
- the ptpdc1a gene encoding protein tyrosine phosphatase domain-containing protein 1 isoform X1; its protein translation is MGFRKTHRHSASETLLKILRRRRSSAVEVLTSSSERIIMALSMSEAQTGITGCGLNVRVPTAKYTKVGETLRHVIPGHMQCSMACGGRACKYENPSRWSDKEQAIKGLYSSWITDNLLAMARPSTEIIEKFNVIEQFHACGLKTIINLQRPGEHASCGSTLESESGFTYRPEVFMEAGIYFYNFGWKDYGVASLTTILDMVKVMSFAMQEGKMAVHCHAGLGRTGVLIACFLVFTSRMSADQAILFVRAKRPNSIQTRGQLLCVREFAQFLVPLRSVFSCAEPKAHTVTLSQYLTRQRHLLHGYEARLMKNVPKIVHLVCRLLLDIAENRQTVEEEVLDIPDLTEEVEKTVSLQALQLLGKEMRGKGIPISLPRSPDQPSQCDPPHDRPLCSEQEFDVLWRWPTVDNTYKSQLILKKCFSYSDSALHRLDSRVQVLQSPQNALGSKSGLNFTEVYVSQSRLATQTPDLLPSPLASEISNSPKHGSLTGSCSSLVQSKKVEGQASCSPVSIKRVPLKEAKRSMSYGFLGRTSDGMFSTHQGGKSHPSPNENTSSEVTQQLTDVPTLTLQSELPPETRRLFVAKVLTMDIDGDDFRSTVSMWQTELNSREGAWERLCTERDPVVLSTLMWSWLEQLKEPVITKEDVETLAGNRFNPQHALNSLDKGQKQTLLCILDCVAHLLKIPEEVENAFFERTIKAFTRISLDSENGEFICKTLKDVMIPVIHDLRAKAMEELELTCHCSHVP